From Erigeron canadensis isolate Cc75 chromosome 8, C_canadensis_v1, whole genome shotgun sequence, one genomic window encodes:
- the LOC122610141 gene encoding uncharacterized protein LOC122610141, with protein sequence MVRTRANPNVEVQANQGGRGNPRGGRGGQQGRGRGRGRGGGMGHVKNPDFATIIAKQLAASMPTIVEQVAAAMGAVPNQNRRAPKVVVEPEGVEPEQVNQEQEDFDPEVEFVGDGVHVGPGLRRFPRDDEYAMGRRGCSYTEFKKCGPQDFNGKGGASRVRYTGGSFTDDALSWWNTLLGARDRIATLETPWDQFKEMMKNRFCPLNEMQKIEQEFWHHTMVGSGHAEYTSKFQELARLVPDLVTYESKLIERYIYGLIPQIRNTMTGIPSYSIEEAIRRTSAMTDDLVRAGALARSGEKKRDFGETNKRRDFRTDKRTRVGKVFGAVEPGQRAYVGQSLLCATCTYHHPAAMPCRFCQNCQKFGHLVKDCRAAKIPAAPLNVAPVNIRNPPANRGACYECGSIEHYRNVCPRVARRPAPAAVNQNPLQIAAPNPPRVNQAQHARGRVFALNVVEAANDPNVVTGTFLLNNHLATVLFDSGADYSFISTNFVCSINVKSIRTHAYYEIEVASGGISKLNQILPKCVLTLDTHSYYIDLVPFDMCSFDVIVGMDWLSLVDATIVCRTKILRIPLSGGGLLEIQGERSESNKRNLMSTTTEVIKLADIPIVHEFPDVFPDDVQGLPPSRQVEFRIDLLPNATPVSKTPYRLAPSEMQELATQLQELQDKGFIRSSSSPWGAPGYHQLRVREEDVPKTAFSTRYGHFEFLVMRFGLTNTLAVFMDLMNRVCKANVVADALSRKERVKPRRIRAMSITVHNSLKSRIVGAQVEAIKKENIDKEGLRGMGAQFEQREDVAIYFADRLWVPMFGGLRKLIMDKAHKSRYSIHPGMDKMYQDLRDLFW encoded by the exons atggtgcgaacaagagcaaacccAAATGTCGAGGTTCAAGCTAATCAAGGTGGTCGTGGTAATCCAAGAGGTGGTCGTGGAGGCCAacaaggaagaggccgtggtagagGCCGTGGTGGCGGCATGGGTCATGTCAAAAATCCCGATTTCGCCACTATCATTGCCAAACAGTTGGCAGCTTCAATGCCAACTATTGTGGAACAAGTGGCTGCCGCAATGGGTGCTGTCCCGAATCAGAATCGAAGAGCACCTAAAGTTGTAGTTGAACCGGAGGGAGTTGAACCAGAGCAAGTGAACCAAGAACAAGAGGACTTTGACCCCGAAGTAGAGTTTGTTGGGGATGGTGTGCATGTGGGCCCTGGACTCAGGAGGTTTCCCAGAGATGATGAGTATGCAATGGGAagaagaggttgcagttacaccgaATTCAAGAAGTGTGGTCCACAAGATTTCAATGGAAAAGGAGGGGCAAGT agGGTAAGATACACTGGGggttcattcaccgatgatgcactgtcttggtggaacacttTGTTAGGAGCCCGGGATAGAATTGCTACTTTGGAAACACCTTGGGATCAGTTTAAGGAAATGATGAAGAACCGCTTTTGTCCACTGAATGAGATGCAAAAGATTGAACAAGAGTTTTGGCACCATACAATGGTGGGTTCTGGACATGCAGAGTATACCAGCAAGTTTCAAGAGCTAGCTAGATTGGTACCTGACTTGGTGACTTATGAGtcaaagttgattgagagatacatctatggcCTCATTCCTCAGATTCGCAACACTATGACTGGCATTCCTTCTTACTCCATTGAAGAAGCTATTCGAAGGACCAGTGCTATGACCGATGATTTGGTTAGGGCTGGAGCACTGGCAAGGTCTGGAGAGAAGAAGAGGGACTTTGGTGAAACCAATAAGAGGAGAGATTTCAGAACCGACAAGAGAACCAGAGTTGGCAAGGTGTTTGGAGCAGTTGAGCCAGGACAGAGGGCGTATGTTGGCCAATCTCTTTTgtgtgctacttgtacttatcatcatcCAGCAGCAATGCCATGTcgattttgtcagaattgtcagaagtttggGCACTTAGTCAAAGATTGCAGAGCAGCCAAAATTCCAGCGGCACCACTGAATGTTGCACCAGTGAACATCAGAAATCCTCCAGCCAATAGAGGGGCATGCTATGAGTGTGGCAGTATTGAACACTATCGCAATGTTTGCCCCAGAGTTGCTAGACGACCCGCACCAGCCGCAGTCAATCAGAATCCACTACAAATTGCAGCTCCTAATCCACCGCgagttaaccaagcccagcatgccaggggccgagtctttgctTTGAATGTTGTGGAAGCTGCTAATGATCCAAACGTTGTCACGGGTACTTTTCTCTTAAATAACCATttagctactgtgttattcgattcgGGTGCCGACTACAgctttatctccactaactttgTGTGCTCTATAAATGTGAAATCTATTCGTACACATGCATATTACGAAATTGAAGTAGCTAGTGGTGGAATCTCTAAACTTAACCAAATTCtgcctaaatgtgtgttaacacttgatactcattcatactatatagacTTAGTCCCATTTGATATGTGTAGTTTCGATGTAATCGtagggatggattggttatccctCGTAGATGCAACCATTGTATGTCGCACAAAAATCCTTAGAATCCCCTTAAGTGGGGGAGGCTTACTAGAAATCCAAGGTGAACGATCTGAGTCAAACAAGCGAAATCTAATGAGTACGACAACTGAAGTAATCAAACTAGCAGATATTCCGATAGTCCATGAATTTCCCGACGTATTTCCTGATGACGTTCAGGGATTGCCTCCGTCTCGACAAGTTGAATTTCGAATCGATCTCCTACCCAATGCAACTCCAGTATCAAAGACACCATACCGTTTAGCTCcctctgaaatgcaagaactcgcgACACAGTTGCAAGAGTTACAAGACAAGGGATTCATTCGGTCGAGTTCTTCAccttggggtgcaccg GGCTACCATCAGCTAAGAGTCCGTGAAGAAGATGTACCAAAAACAgcgtttagcacgagatatggacACTTTGAGTTTTTGGTGATGCGGTTTGGATTAACAAACACACTTGCCGTTTTCATGGACCTAATGAACCGCGTAT GCAAGGCAAACGTAGTAGCAGAtgccttgagtaggaaggaaAGAGTTAAgccaagacgaattagagccatgagcattaccGTGCACAACAGTTTGAAGAGTAGGATTGTTGGAGCGCAAGTAGAAGCTATCAAGAAAGAAAACATTGACAAAGAAGGGTTACGAGGTATGGGAGCACAATTTGAGCAAAGAGAAGATGTAGCAATTTATTTTGCTGATAGACTATGGGTTCCGATGTTTGGTGGATTAAGAAAGTTGATAATGGACAAAGCGCACAAATCAAGATATTCTATTCATCCAGGAATGGACAAGATGTATCAAGACCTTCGAGATTTATTCTGGTAG